From Dioscorea cayenensis subsp. rotundata cultivar TDr96_F1 unplaced genomic scaffold, TDr96_F1_v2_PseudoChromosome.rev07_lg8_w22 25.fasta BLBR01001010.1, whole genome shotgun sequence, a single genomic window includes:
- the LOC120255456 gene encoding DDT domain-containing protein DDR4-like: protein MPLPSHLLSIPISHALTLLPQLPLPVMSDDFPAAPPDSAAAANAATAAAAAAPSSSSSSDEQWKPSTRKTRPSRSCTSRSRARPPSPLHDRRSTRREKDDPSSAIITPLSQPPDSPSLIPRWSLRSMWELASLLNFLNVFRPLLKINVEFSVEELETALITPNSTLDDIHIPLLKAIPPVTRMALGRATWVTVLCRKLKDWWHWVADGEIPIVASHGTEIETYKNLEPATRVLILKALCDIRVEQEDIRSYIDNSLKHGVQLSSFRKERLGGNSHGTSYWFEDDPIIGHRLYREIRQAETKKVKTKGASHALPVSPQWETVATNLDEFQVVSDKLLASKNKTEVSLAKKLKIDILPEVEKIHKRKEKLLKKQHREALLLDSYMTADGLSTGRSLRDRKPVTYTFDDYDRSINEAIKITKKRQTSPELVVNREVAKAEASNGNGTELSQAREEVYYDTASPKSNEYEESEGEDDMEPLDRSNRRRRRPQRYLEREFVQAVSDDEADFGSDDDIVGEAVYDEEYLRSRNQKKASSSSEGDEEYRWEGNSEDEDEDDSFSASEDTDEDHHRKKKSSIQNKRGRKLRLVDELQSGLRRSKRSSRQRVNYRQYDQSDSDVDSAKSEKSNGSSRPSDASDDMEVSTASQDSADEEHAAEETNVEEQNDSTANIEKQPQLAENLDARGKETEGAFRRKFLDLNEIAPGNGFDDDDPDAMDKDEGTGNI from the exons ATGCCTCTTCCTTCCCATCTTCTCTCCATTCCCATCTCTCATGCCCTAACCCTACTCCCCCAGCTCCCCCTCCCCGTGATGTCCGACGACTTTCCGGCGGCCCCTCCCGATTCCGCGGCCGCCGCCAACGCCGCCACTGCCGCTGCTGCCGCcgctccctcctcctcctcttcctccgaTGAGCAGTGGAAACCCTCCACCCGCAAAACTCGCCCCTCTCGCTCCTGCACTTCTCGTTCACGTGCTCGCCCTCCCTCGCCGCTGCACGACCGCCGGTCCACCCGCCGGGAGAAGGACGACCCGTCGTCCGCTATCATCACCCCCCTCTCTCAACCCCCCGACTCCCCCTCTCTAATCCCCCGCTGGTCGCTCCGATCCATGTGGGAGCTCGCTTCTTTGCTCAACTTTTTGAAT GTTTTCCGGCCCTTGTTGAAGATTAATGTAGAATTTTCCGTGGAGGAACTTGAAACGGCTTTGATCACCCCTAATAGCACCCTTGATGACATCCATATTCCTCTTTTGAAG GCAATTCCTCCTGTTACACGCATGGCATTGGGGCGTGCTACCTGGGTTACTGTATTATGCAGGAAACTAAAAGATTGGTGGCATTGG GTTGCAGATGGAGAAATACCTATTGTAGCATCTCATGG GACGGAGATTGAAACGTACAAGAACCTTGAGCCAGCGACCCGTGTATTGATTTTAAAAGCACTGTGTGACATCCGTGTTGAG CAAGAAGATATTCGAAGTTATATTGACAATTCTCTTAAACATGGTGTTCAACTTTCATCATTTCGCAAAGAACGGCTTGGTGGGAATTCACATGGAACTTCATATTG GTTTGAGGATGATCCTATTATTGGCCATCGATTATATCGCGAAATTAGACAGGCTGAGACTAAGAAGGTGAAGACAAAAGGGGCTTCCCATGCCCTTCCAGTATCTCCCCAGTGGGAGACTGTTGCTACCAATCTAGATGAGTTTCAAGTTGTTTCA GATAAACTTCTCGCAAGTAAAAATAAGACAGAAGTTAGCCTTGCGAAGAAGTTAAAGATTGACATTTTACCAGAAGTTGAAAAAATTCATAAG AGGAaagaaaaattgctaaaaaagCAGCACAGAGAAGCCCTACTTCTTGATAGCTATATGACTGCAGATGGGCTTTCTACAGGACGTTCCCTTCGTGATAGGAAGCCTGTTACCTATACTTTCG ATGACTATGATCGGTCCATTAATGAGGCTATAAAGATAACCAA GAAAAGGCAAACTTCTCCGGAGCTTGTTGTTAATAGAGAGGTGGCTAAAGCTGAGGCATCTAATGGTAATGGGACTGAGCTATCGCAAGCTCGGGAAGAAGTATATTATGATACAGCTTCTCCAAAGTCAAATGAATATGAAGAAAGTGAAGGGGAGGATGACATGGAACCTCTTGATAGGAG CAACCGACGAAGACGAAGGCCTCAGAGATATTTAGAAAGAGAGTTTGTTCAAGCTGTTTCAGATGACGAGGCAGACTTTGGCAGTGATGATGACATAGTCGGTGAAGCAGTGTATGATGAGGAATACCTCAGAAGCCGAAATCAGAAGAAAGCCTCAAGTAGCTCTGAGGGGGATGAGGAATACCGGTGGGAGGGAAATTCAgaagatgaggatgaggatgattcCTTCAGTGCCAGTGAAGATACAGATGAGGATCATCATCGAAAGAAAAAGTCTTCAATACAGAATAAGCGTGGAAGGAAACTAAGATTAGTAGATGAACTTCAGTCTGGTTTAAGACGAAGCAAGCGGTCCAGCCGCCAACGTGTCAATTATCGGCAGTATGACCAGTCGGACTCTGATGTTGACTCTGCCAAGTCTGAAAAATCCAATGGCTCGAGCAGGCCTTCTGATGCAAGTGATGACATGGAAGTGTCCACAGCAAGTCAAGACTCTGCTGATGAGGAACATGCTGCTGAAGAAACAAATGTTGAGGAACAAAATGACTCCACAGCAAATATAGAAAAGCAGCCCCAGTTGGCAGAGAACTTGGATGCTCGAGGAAAGGAAACAGAGGGTGCCTTCAGAAGGAAGTTTCTTGATCTCAATGAGATAGCCCCAGGCAATGGTTTCGACGATGATGATCCAGATGCCATGGACAAAGATGAAGGCACCGGAAATATTTAG
- the LOC120255459 gene encoding LOW QUALITY PROTEIN: AAA-ATPase At3g28510-like (The sequence of the model RefSeq protein was modified relative to this genomic sequence to represent the inferred CDS: deleted 1 base in 1 codon) produces MIMNSESFAGLGSTIASLMFLWAVCRQYFPNQLENYFSKYYTKFITLIYPYIEISFPEYSGQRLKRSEAYTAIESYLSNTTSERARRLKAEMGHDSDKLILSMAENEEITDEFCGVKLWWFSRKTSSDRQTISFYPTDDDKRSYRLTFHRRHRVLINETYLPLVIQQGKAIAVQKRKRKLYTNSSSFDYTEYRKLVWSHVPFEHPATFETLAVDPQMKLEIMQDLVKFSKSKEYYAKIGKPWKRGYLLYGPPGTGKSTMIAAMANLLDYDVYDLELTAVKDNSALRKLLLNTTSKSIIVVEDIDCSLDLSGKRKTGGDQQEGNKEEEEKKKAAMGGLLVKEESKVTLSGLLNCIDGLWSACGGEKLIVFTTNHIEKLDPALIRRGRMDKHIELGFCEYEGFKVLAKNYLGVESHPLFGSIHELLKEKKISPADVAENLMPKNEYEDQVNVCLESLVKALKECRSVNEKDEEEGEQEKKKKVKTNEEKSVNDVKVGDDDAKENKD; encoded by the exons ATGATCATGAACAGTGAGAGCTTTGCTGGTTTAGGCTCAACAATTGCAAGCTTGATGTTCTTGTGGGCAGTTTGCAGGCAATACTTTCCAAACCAGCTTGAGAACTACTTCTCCAAATACTACACAAAGTTCATCACCCTCATCTATCCATACATAGAGATTAGCTTCCCTGAATACTCCGGCCAGAGACTCAAACGCAGCGAGGCATACACCGCCATCGAGTCCTACCTCTCCAACACCACCTCCGAACGTGCCAGACGTCTCAAAGCTGAGATGGGCCATGACAGTGACAAACTCATCCTCAGCATGGCAGAGAATGAAGAGATCACTGATGAGTTCTGTGGTGTCAAGCTCTGGTGGTTTTCAAGGAAGACCTCGTCGGATAGACAGACCATATCTTTCTACCCGACCGACGACGATAAACGGTCTTACCGTCTGACGTTTCACCGGAGACATAGAGTGCTGATCAATGAGACTTATCTTCCTCTTGTCATCCAACAAGGTAAGGCCATTGCTGTGcaaaagaggaagagaaagctCTACACTAACAGTTCAAGCTTTGATTACACTGAGTATAGGAAGTTGGTTTGGAGCCATGTTCCGTTTGAGCATCCTGCCACGTTTGAAACCTTAGCTGTAGACCCTCAGATGAAACTTGAGATAATGCAAGACTTGGTGAAGTTTAGCAAGAGCAAGGAGTACTATGCCAAGATTGGGAAGCCATGGAAGAGAGGTTACTTGCTTTATGGTCCTCCAGGAACTGGGAAATCCACAATGATTGCAGCCATGGCTAACTTGCTGGATTATGATGTTTATGATCTTGAACTCACTGCAGTGAAGGATAATAGTGCTTTGAGGAAGCTCTTGTTGAATACTACAAGCAAGTCGATAATCGTCGTCGAAGATATTGATTGTTCTTTGGATTTATCAGGGAAGCGCAAGACCGGAGGAGACCAGCAAGAGGGGAacaaggaggaggaggagaagaagaaggctgCAATGGGTGGT CTCCTGGTAAAGGAGGAGAGCAAGGTTACTCTGTCAGGGTTGCTTAATTGTATAGATGGATTATGGTCTGCATGTGGTGGAGAGAAGTTGATTGTTTTCACCACCAACCATATTGAGAAGCTTGATCCTGCATTGATAAGGAGGGGAAGGATGGATAAGCATATTGAATTGGGATTCTGTGAGTATGAAGGATTTAAGGTGCTGGCTAAGAATTATCTTGGAGTGGAATCCCATCCATTGTTTGGTAGCATTCATGAGttgttgaaggagaagaagattagTCCTGCTGATGTGGCAGAGAACTTGATGCCAAAGAATGAGTATGAGGATCAAGTTAATGTTTGTTTGGAGAGTCTTGTTAAGGCTCTTAAAGAATGCAGGTCTGTGAATGAGAAAGATGAGGAAGAAGGAgagcaagagaagaagaagaaggtaaaGACCAATGAAGAGAAGTCGGTGAATGATGTGAAGGTTGGAGATGATgatgcaaaagaaaacaaagattaa